A part of Aegilops tauschii subsp. strangulata cultivar AL8/78 chromosome 2, Aet v6.0, whole genome shotgun sequence genomic DNA contains:
- the LOC141041378 gene encoding uncharacterized protein — translation MDDGKLTTFTEHITSHGTTVLEVVYTNDPRTVERIIKKYEKWLKEEKNKFVGLDLEYTRKSSYIRQGIAVVQLAMREHVLVYHYYRSQRSQALVDFLQRKAVTFTSADTRNDKTMLARAWIKIPDEHHVDIQRLFCIKGGGERDSMADLAAAIIDPSYKNMKKSFPKEKH, via the coding sequence ATGGACGACGGGAAACTAACAACATTCACCGAGCACATCACTTCCCACGGTACAACCGTGCTGgaggtggtgtacaccaacgacccaaGGACCGTGGAGCGGATCATCAAAAAGTATGAGAAATGGCTAAAGGAGGAGAAGAACAAGTTCGTCGGCCTCGACCTTGAGTACACACGTAAGAGCAGTTACATACGACAAGGGATCGCCGTCGTCCAACTTGCCATGCGCGAGCATGTCCTTGTATACCACTACTACAGGTCCCAGCGCTCCCAGGCGTTAGTTGACTTCTTGCAACGGAAAGCGGTAACTTTCACTAGCGCCGACACCAGGAACGACAAGACCATGCTTGCCCGTGCATGGATCAAAATTCCAGACGAGCACCACGTCGACATCCAGAGGCTATTCTGCATCAAGGGTGGTGGAGAAAGGGACTCCATGGCTGACCTTGCagcggccatcatcgacccctcaTACAAGAACATGAAGAAATCATTCCCAAAGGAGAAGCACTAG
- the LOC109733700 gene encoding uncharacterized protein, protein MDDFKNTTERLFIDADGNTKLEVLYTNEPYKVEEILSLYEEWLREDRYKFVGLDLEYTREDYFDRSRKVAVMQLAMRKHVLVYHLCKARTECAALKDFLRNKGIIFASVDVINDRDVLANSYLKIPREYHIDLQEELMIKGGNLRDSMADLAGAVINKSYLSMKSSFPQGLHDYWEWKPLSLEHLKYAAIDGYVSYELYLRVLSMKDMMHPHCLPDPRRR, encoded by the exons ATGGATGACTTCAAGAACACTACTGAGCGTCTCTTTATAGATGCCGATGGTAATACCAAGCTCGAGGTGTTGTACACCAACGAGCCCTACAAGGTGGAGGAGATTCTTTCTCTTTATGAGGAATGGCTGCGTGAGGACAGGTACAAGTTTGTTGGTCTTGATCTGGAGTACACACGAGAGGATTATTTTGATCGTAGTAGAAAAGTCGCCGTCATGCAACTGGCGATGCGCAAGCATGTTCTTGTCTATCACTTGTGCAAGGCCAGGACGGAGTGCGCTGCTCTGAAGGATTTTCTTCGGAACAAAGGTATAATTTTCGCTAGTGTCGACGTCATTAACGATAGGGATGTTCTGGCAAACAGTTACCTCAAAATCCCAAGAGAGTATCACATCGACCTTCAAGAGGAGCTCATGATCAAAGGAGGCAATCTAAGGGATTCCATGGCAGATTTGGCAGGAGCCGTCATAAACAAATCTTACTTGAGTATGAAGTCGTCTTTTCCACAAGGTCTGCATGACTACTGGGAATGGAAGCCGCTTTCCCTTGAACACCTGAAATATGCGGCAATT GATGGGTATGTCAGCTACGAGCTCTACCTCCGAGTTCTGTCTATGAAGGACATGATGCATCCTCATTGTCTTCCCGACCCCAGACGCCGTTGA